In Pseudomonadota bacterium, one genomic interval encodes:
- a CDS encoding acetate/propionate family kinase — MSRVLVLNAGSSSLKWSVLHSDTEVVAGANVAWRSQATEDRANQLQATLRRLPSFDRAGHRVVHGGSRFREAVAIDEPVRRGLAGIEHLDPEHMRPALAGIDAVASTFPEVVQVAAFDTAFHRTLPDAATGYGLPFEWSERFRLERFGFHGLSVAYAVERASELLGATLPRMVVCHLGSGCSLTAVERGRSLDTTMGFTPLEGPMMATRSGSIDPGLLCHLQTHCGITTEQLRDTLTRSSGLLGVSGVSSDLRQVLSAAQAGSARAQLAYDRFVLGIRRSLGAMVGVLGGIDVLVFTGGIGENSPRIRRCAARALAFAGLELDEAANASDAARRATSSEETDRVISRQGSPIAALVIRAREDLTILKEVLRLCAL; from the coding sequence GTGAGTCGGGTGCTCGTGCTCAACGCCGGTTCGAGCAGCCTGAAGTGGAGCGTGCTGCATTCCGACACGGAGGTCGTGGCAGGTGCGAACGTGGCCTGGAGGTCGCAAGCGACCGAGGATCGTGCGAATCAGCTGCAAGCGACGTTGCGCCGGCTGCCGAGCTTCGATCGGGCGGGCCATCGCGTGGTTCACGGCGGCTCCCGGTTTCGAGAGGCGGTGGCGATCGATGAGCCGGTTCGCCGCGGGCTTGCCGGGATCGAGCACCTCGATCCAGAGCACATGCGACCCGCACTCGCGGGCATCGACGCCGTGGCGAGCACCTTTCCCGAGGTCGTGCAGGTGGCCGCGTTCGACACGGCGTTTCATCGCACGCTGCCCGACGCGGCGACCGGTTATGGCTTGCCCTTCGAGTGGAGCGAGCGTTTCAGGCTCGAGCGCTTTGGTTTCCACGGCCTGAGCGTGGCCTACGCGGTGGAGCGGGCCAGCGAGCTGCTCGGCGCCACCCTCCCCAGAATGGTCGTGTGCCACCTCGGAAGCGGCTGCTCGCTGACTGCGGTCGAGCGCGGGCGGTCGCTGGACACGACCATGGGCTTCACGCCGCTCGAAGGTCCCATGATGGCCACGCGCTCCGGTTCGATCGATCCCGGGCTGCTCTGCCACCTGCAGACGCACTGCGGTATCACGACCGAACAGCTGCGCGACACGCTCACCCGGAGCTCGGGCCTGCTCGGTGTTTCCGGCGTCTCCTCGGACCTGCGCCAGGTGCTTTCAGCAGCCCAGGCCGGCTCCGCGCGAGCCCAGCTCGCCTACGATCGTTTCGTTCTTGGAATCCGGCGCTCGCTAGGTGCCATGGTCGGCGTCCTAGGTGGCATCGATGTGCTGGTTTTCACCGGGGGCATCGGCGAGAATAGCCCGCGGATTCGCCGCTGCGCTGCACGTGCGCTGGCCTTTGCGGGGCTCGAGCTCGACGAGGCGGCCAACGCCAGCGATGCAGCAAGGCGCGCGACCTCGTCCGAGGAGACGGACAGGGTCATCTCGCGGCAAGGCTCGCCGATCGCTGCGCTCGTGATCCGGGCCCGCGAGGACCTCACCATCCTCAAGGAAGTGCTGCGCCTTTGCGCGCTCTAG